The following DNA comes from Miscanthus floridulus cultivar M001 chromosome 5, ASM1932011v1, whole genome shotgun sequence.
cgattcatctaccaCTATGAGGCATACCCCTCGGTATAGCTGTCCGGCCGTATTTCGTCGACAGGGAGGTAGTGACACTCATAGTTATTCAACAATGTGAAACAGTTATGCACACAGTCAACTTTGAACCAATGCAGCTTTGAATAAATGGAAAATTTGATGGGGCAAATGCCGGTAAGAAATTTACCTGTACTGGAGTGTCCCCACTAAATTTTTTCTGGTTGACATAACCAGACATAAGCTTGATATATCCACCACCACATTCAATATCCTGCTCAAACTTAATGGAGTATTGGACCACAAGTGTCCGATTCTTGTTACTGAATTGTGGGAACTTGGCTGAGATAGCAAAATGTCTAGCATCCATTGTTGTTTGTACTCCTGGTGTCCACAAAATTAAAGGGCATGGATGAGTCAAGTTTTGGGACTACGCCGCAGCGCAAGCATTAGATGCTTTGTGATCAAATAGTCAACATCATCAGTTGAGGCAGAAGTGACATGGATGAGATTGTGAGAAGTAAACCTTTGTCATCAGGATCCGCAGAGTATCTCCCCGCTGTGTGTTTGAACCTTCCAGCTTTCCCTTCACTCCTTTTCCAATCGGATTCTACCCACCGAGTCTCCCAACCATCTGAATATTGGAACACAGAATTAACAGTTCAGTAATATAGTAAAACACCTTAGATTAGAATAGAGATGAATATATTAATGTGGACCCTACTGATTTAGCAATTCAGTGAGTCATGACTTGCAAAGACAACAAACTCATGTTCCAGCATGGGCGCTTGAGGCACGAAAAAAAAAGTTCAGCAGGAAACCTTCACAGCCTCACTACATCAGTTCGAGGTCACCTGACAACGGTTGAGAACTAACAATTTCTTATCCACGTGTGCTAACGTGCCAATACGGAAGCATGATCTGCCCAAGGACAACGATGGTTGGGGCACTATGGACAAATACTCGGAAATCCAGGGGCCGACGGAGAAAAGTAGCGCACGCGCACGCCTACCAGTCGTCTCGTTTGTCAGACTGTCCAGTCAGCTACTGATTCAGCAAACTCGAATCGAAAGCTACAAACAGGATAGAAGCATCTAGCCTAGGCATGGGGCATGCAGCAAGCATCAAAGTTATATATCCTCTGACTAATCGGGAAGCTGGGAGGAGCGGGGCAAGTGATAGTGAGGCATGACGCGTACCTTCGAAGCGCTCCTCGAAGATGACCTCACCGGAAGCGAGGAGCAGCAGCGACGAGAgggcgaggaggcggtggagcA
Coding sequences within:
- the LOC136455442 gene encoding calreticulin-3-like; translation: MGTRRGGGVLHRLLALSSLLLLASGEVIFEERFEDGWETRWVESDWKRSEGKAGRFKHTAGRYSADPDDKGVQTTMDARHFAISAKFPQFSNKNRTLVVQYSIKFEQDIECGGGYIKLMSGYVNQKKFSGDTPVQVNFLPAFAPSNFPFIQSCIGSKLTVCITVSHC